DNA from Sporocytophaga myxococcoides DSM 11118:
ATCCTTCCTGTCATCTCCGCATAGAGCTTGCGCTGCAAATGCTCTGTAGGCTTCATAACATTATGAAAATAATCATTCTCAGCATTGAGATAATCAAAAACCTTTTTCGTTTGCTCATCTTGTTCTTCCGAATTTTTCTGCTCGTCGCTTAATCTCATCCAAAAGTAAGGATCATTTCTTGTACCAGCATCTGCAACAACTTGATAATCGATCTTCTCTGCTATAGGAGGTGTATTGCTATTCAACTTATTCATTGACATTTATAATCTCATTTAATTTTTAAACGGATAAATATCAACATTTAAGAAGTTAATTCATAATAAATTATATTGGCATTTAATCCAAAACCTTTTAGAACTCTGCGACCTGCCTCTCAGTCATTATAATATTCACCTACCTCTGCAAACCTGACTACTATTATTCCCAATTTTCCTGAAAAAGACGTAGATTATACACTAAACTTGCCTTTTAAAACTATAAGGCTTGTAGCGCTATCCTACAAACCTTTTTATGCCTATTTCAGATGCTCATAAACTATTCTTATCAAAATCTTTAGGTTTTCTTACATAGCTCTAATTTTCAGTATTAAAGGGCACAAAAACATAAAACACTCATTCACAATTACCAACATTTTTAGTCCTCCGCACGAGGACAAAATTTACATAGCGAAAAACACTGAGGTGTTCCCTTACGCTTATTTTATTGCTATATACCATCTAAACCCAAAACCCATGATGTCGTAAATAAAAAAACTATAATTGAGTTTTAGTAATTCTTCGAAATATTAAAAATATTAAATGTCCTCCGAAAATAGTTTCAAATCTAAGTACAACAAGCTTTTAATCTCCTCTATTTCTGCGACTATTATTTTAGCGTGTTTACTTATATTCACAATCTTTTCCATTAGAAAAAGTAGGGAGAATGCAGCATCATTATCAAAGGCTTCATTTAACCTTTCCCTATGTCAGGCATCATTCCGCGGTTTTATTATGAATGCCTGGACTGATACATCATTTGTACTGACAGGTACAAACAAAGATTTATCTGACTTCAGAGATAATGCAAAGTTATTTAATGAAGACATTTCAATACTAAAGGAAAACCTTAGCGGTAAAGATCTGGACACTTTAAAAAGTATAAAAGTTTCGTTTGATACCCTTACCTCAACCTTTTATAAAATCTCCGAATTGATTAAGGAACGTGGTTTTAAAAATCATGGGCTTGAAGGTAAAATGAGAGAAGCAGCTCATTTCCTTGAAAAAAATCCACACTCCGATAAAAGTCTTGTACTGGGTCTCAGAAAACATGAGAAAGACTTCTTTCTCAGAAAAGATAAGACCTATCTGACAAAATTTGATCAGACTGCTGCAAATCTTGAAAGCCAGCTATTCCTTGTTTCTGATTCTGCAGAAAAAGCATCTCTGATCAACAATTTAAATTCATACAAAAATATATTCGGTGATATTGTATCTATAGAAACCAAAATAGGATTGGATAGAAACCAGGGATACATAAGCAAAATCAATACATTAACAAGCGAGTCCATTCTTAAGCTTGACATTTTAAGAAATTCATTTGATAAGAAAAGCATCAGTCTTTCAGAAACAACAGTATTTGCAATACTAATCCTTACTTTAGGTTTGATTGCAGTAATATATTTGGCACTTAACAAATTCGTAAAACCTGCATTCGAACCGATTCAGGAAATACAATTCAGAGCTACTGAAATCAGCGAAGGTAACCTGTCTGTAAGGTTTGACGAATTCAGAAACAACAATGTGCTTAAAGATCTCATAGCAGGTCTTGAAAAGATCGTAACCCGGTTTAAAACCACGATGGACCAGGTAGAAGCTATAAGTTCCCGTAAAATATTATCAGAACTACCATTATCTTCAGATAAAGATGAAGTTGGCAAGACTGTCAATCTTATCATTAAGCAACTTAAAAATATTGATGATGATGAGCAGCAAAGAGCATGGCATAATGAAGGGCTAGCTATGTTTGCCAATCTTCTTAGAATTCATGTAAATGATGCTGATACTCTATTTGATCATTTCCTAAGGGAATTAGTTAAATATATAGATGCCAATCAAGGAGGTTTATTCATTATAGAAGAAGATGATGACACTACCAACTATATGCTAATGAAAGCCTGCTATGCATATGACAGAAAAAAATTCTTTAACAAAAGAATCAATCCTGGCGAAGGGCTTGCAGGTGTATGTTGGCAGGAAGGTGAAACAATATACATGTCTGAAATTCCGAGAGATTATATGTATATAACATCTGGAGTTGGAGGAGCATCTCCATCTAACGTAGTTATCGTGCCTGTAAAATTCAATGATAAAATATTCGGAGTAATTGAATTGGCTTCATTTAAAATAGTTCCAATCCACAAAATAAAATTTATTGAAGCCATAGCTGAAAGTTTCGGATCTACTGTTCACAATATGAAGAC
Protein-coding regions in this window:
- a CDS encoding PAS domain-containing protein gives rise to the protein MNAWTDTSFVLTGTNKDLSDFRDNAKLFNEDISILKENLSGKDLDTLKSIKVSFDTLTSTFYKISELIKERGFKNHGLEGKMREAAHFLEKNPHSDKSLVLGLRKHEKDFFLRKDKTYLTKFDQTAANLESQLFLVSDSAEKASLINNLNSYKNIFGDIVSIETKIGLDRNQGYISKINTLTSESILKLDILRNSFDKKSISLSETTVFAILILTLGLIAVIYLALNKFVKPAFEPIQEIQFRATEISEGNLSVRFDEFRNNNVLKDLIAGLEKIVTRFKTTMDQVEAISSRKILSELPLSSDKDEVGKTVNLIIKQLKNIDDDEQQRAWHNEGLAMFANLLRIHVNDADTLFDHFLRELVKYIDANQGGLFIIEEDDDTTNYMLMKACYAYDRKKFFNKRINPGEGLAGVCWQEGETIYMSEIPRDYMYITSGVGGASPSNVVIVPVKFNDKIFGVIELASFKIVPIHKIKFIEAIAESFGSTVHNMKTGNRTRSLLEQSQIMTEELRAQEEEMRQNMEELQATQEEMERTVTSLKSMTKELEVREKIFGLTTILSESDKYGTILDINTKFTEVSGYSKEELIGKPHNILRDPDMPKELFKLFWDTIKAGNTFKGILKNRGKGGIIYWVNATIVPLKDENGNIVKYIGARYHIEDENFAIHMYNKQASALGHPLFKKQSE